The DNA window TCAATCGTGGCTACTGAAGCTATAATATTCGCGAGTTCTTCGCCAAGACCAGTATAAATCATAATGCCCATAATGCCAGCGTAAAATGGATATTGATATAAAATCCCTGACACATTACTACTCGAACGTTTCATCGCAATCACATATCGCATTGGAGTTTTGTGTAGTGCTAAACCAATAATCAAGAAAATGAATATCATGATATTGAAATTGAGTTCAAAACCGAAAGTCGCAAAGTAGTACACGATATAACTTAATCCCATTAAAACGATAATGTACTGAAGTATAATACTATTATTTAATTTGTCAGATACTGAAGGGTAGTCTAAATTTTGATTTAAAGCTTCTTCTTTTACAGAGCTTTTATTTGTTGGTTCTGTGCCATCTGTCATGTCTTTTAGCTCTTTGAAATTTTTAATTTTTGGAATGATTAAAAGCATCATCAATGGCGCAACTACTAAATAAAAAATCATCATAGCAATATTTAAAGAAGACCCTAAAGTGTAAGTGGTAGGAATGATTTCAGATAGAATTCCTGTTTCAATTAAATAGTTGTTTTTTGTGCCTAATAACAATGGAATAGAACTTGACAATCCAGTAACCCAACCTCCATTACTAAAATAAACACAAGCTACTAAAAAAGGATAATTGATTCCTTTGATTCTAAGCGCTAATTCTCTAGCTAAAACACAAGTGATTACAACCCAACCAAAGCTAACAAAAGATAATAAAACACCTATTAAAGTCACAAAAAAGTAAACTTGTTTCGGCGTTTTTATATAAATGGCCAATTTGTCTATGCCTTTATTTATAATAGGAGATAAGGCGATAGCAAAACCAGTAATTATAATTAAAACGATTTGCATTCCAAATTCTAAGAGAGACCAAAATCCATCATACCATGATTGTACAATTTTTAGAGGTGTTGCATCAAGCCAAATAAAAGCAGATAAGGCTGTAATAAGTGTAAGTATTAGAGCAAAAACAAATGCATTAGGCATATATTTTTGAAATAGAATTGTAAACTTTTCTCCGAATTTAGTAATCATCAGTGGTTGGTTTTTGAAATCTTTAGTTTGTTCCTATATCTACATTTTTTATTTAATCATCTATAACATGTGGAGCAACTAACGTGTGATCTAAAACTTTAAAGCTATCTACTTTTGCTTTGTGACTTTTAAAGTTAATGAATTGTACCATAATTCCCATTAGTAATGGTATGGTAGCAGCAAAGATGAAAACGTATTCCCAACTGAAATTTTCTTTTAAAACACCAACTAATGCTGATCCTAATGCTCGTCCCATATTAGACAATGCCATATACAATGTAAATTGTGTTGCAGCTACAGTTTTCCAGCAAAGATTCATTCCTGCGGCAAATACAGCAATGGTAAGAAATATGTATAATACATAATAGCTGAAAATGAAACCGCATATAAAAACAACACTTGTCCAAAACCCTGTCGCAAATGCAAAGGCAGTGATAATTACAGTGGTTAAACCTAAGTAAATGGTTAACATTTTTATGTTTCCGAAGTAATCTACCAAGTAGCCACCAACGAGCATTCCAAAAATCCCAGCTACGATATTTATGATTGAGAAGAGTTCTGAAAATTCAGTATTTGTCCAATTTAATTCTTGAATTGTAAAAATGGGCAGAATCGTATCCATGAGACCAAACAAAATACCACCAATAAACGAAATGACAATAAAAATGAGACTTGAACGTAATTTCGTTACGCGATAGAGGCTTTTTAGTATTTCAGACCAACTTCTTAACTGACTCTCCTTAGATTCGAGATTAGCTTCCCCTTTTGACCAAGGCATGATTTTTTCGCCAGGACGTTCGGTGAAATAAATAGGAACAATCATAATGATTGCTACTGCAATGGATAATAATGAGATAGCTGTTGTAAATCCTAAACTATTGATTAAATATGTTCCTGCTAATAAGGAAAGTGAGGTGCCTATAATTTTTGTTCCCCACATTAAACCATTTGCTCTGGCTTTTTCATCATCAGGAATGACATCAACAGCCATTCCATCTGTCGCAACATCTTGAAAAGCGCCAAAAAAACTAATACAGAAACCAACAACCATCAAACCTGAAATATTATTCAGTGGATCAGGTACAAATCCGATACTCAAAAAACTTAGAATTAAACCTAATTGACCAAAAATAACCCAAGGTCGTTTTCGTCCCATAGAAAGAATTGTAAAGCGATCCATTAAAGGCGCAACTACCAATTTAAAACTCCAGGGAATAAGAATTACGCCAATAAAAGCAGCTATTTCTGTAGCTGATTTACCATTCATAGCTAACCATGCTGGCATTGCAAAAAAGAGAATGCCTTCAGGAATCCCTTGAGCAATATATAGTGCTGAAAACGAAAAATAACGAGATAGAGGACTTTCTGTAAGACTTCGGCTAAATTTAAGTTTAGATATTTTCATTTATTTTTAGGTTATTGAATTAGCTTTTAAAAGACTATAATCATTATCAAATATTAATTGTATGTTTTCAGATATTTTCATCTCTTTTTGTTGAACATCACAATTTTTAAAAATGCCACTTATATCTTGCGCTTTTTTATGTTTCCAAAAGGCTGCTTTAGTATATCCAATTGCACAAACTTGATCTTTTTGTTTAAAAACTTGTTTGTGGTATACCCATTTTTCATCCCATCCTTCTAGAACTAAGGTTATTGTGAATGTTGACCATCTTTTGAGTGGTTTTTTGTAAATGATTTTCTGAGATCCTAAAACAGCATACATTCCTTTTTTAACAGTGTTTCCGTATAATTTTGAGCGAAACATTTTTTCAAACCGAATAAAATCCATGTAATAGGAATACTTGGAATTCGCCATATACCTAAAGGTGTCGCAATCTAGTATGTTAACACGTTGTTTTCTAGTAAGATCAGAAGTTAAGTCGGTCTTGCTCCAAAATAATTTTGATCCAATGAATAGGTATATAAGATGTATCCAGTAATAAATCATTTAATAATTTTTTAGTTTATTATTTTTCAGAATCTGCCAGCTTTTTGGTATCAACATATTGTTGAAAAGCAATCACTTTTCCATCTTTGAGAGTCCATAAGTGAGCTGCTTGAGCATTATAAACTTTACCAGTTGCTTTGTTTTTGGCATCATAGCGTAACGTTGCTAATACTTGATTGTTACTCATCTCATGAAGTTCAATATCAGCTAATTTGAAATACTCATGGTTAGCTCCAAGACGAGCAAAAACACCATTTAAAATGGCATCAGGACCAACATACGGATTGCCATCAGCTAATGAATTACTTTCCGCTTCGTTCCATTCAATTTTTGTATCCATTCCAGCAAGTACTGTAGGAATATCACCTTTTTCAAAAGCCTGGTAAAGTCCATTAATAATTGAAATGTTTTCAGGATTAGAAACCAAACCTAGTTGTTGCATAAAAACAGCATTATCCATAAAATCCTGTTCTTGAGCTATTTTGCCATCTTTCATTTTTGTTATAGTGACACCTTGAATATCAACCGTTCGATTGGTCGCAGGAATACCAAAAAAATCGCCAGTATGCATGCCTTTGAAATTCCAATGTTTTACAATTTTATTGTCAACACCAAAGACGTCTATTATTGTAAATTCGATATTTGAAAAACCAGTAATAAAGTTCTGATAATAGGCTTTGAAATTTTCAATACCAACAATGTTTTCTGGACTTTGAATAGCAGTAATGTTTGTGTCAAAATAGGTTGAATTGATTTTGTCAATGTCACCTTTATTTACAATATCATCCCAAACTTGAGTATACATTTTGATATCTTTTTCAATAGTGTTTTTTTGAGCAAAAGTTGATGTGATGCTCAAAATAGTAACTGCTAGTACTAGTCTTGTTGTCTTCATTTTTAATTTTTAGTTTATTTTAATTAGAATATTCATTTAAAGTGGATTGTACTGATTGAAAAGGAAGACCTAATTCACGTTCAGCTTTTTGATTTTGGTAAATAACTTTAGGTTGGTTTTTAGGTGTTTGATGGTTTAGCATTAATGAAATATCAGAAACAGCATAAGTTTCACTACTGAGTAAGTAGTTTTTGCCATGTAAACTAGGAATGGTAGCTGCTTTAAATACAGCATTTGCAACATCTTTAACATTGACTATAGCAAACTCAGCATCTGTGTCATACAGCATTTGAATAAATGGGTTAGGAGCAAGGTTGTTTTTAAATAAAAATTGTAAGCCTGTTGATGTGGAATCTTCCCTGTTAGACATTGATTTTCCCATTACAAAAACAGGAGACACACTTGTGATTTCAAAATCTAATTGCGGATGGTTTTCTATAAATGCATTGACAGCTTGATTCGCCATAAATTTTGCTTGTGCATAAGGATGACTTTCGTTGCTTATGAAAGGAGTATCAGTTTCACTAAAAGTATCTGTTGCTAACTTTTCACCTGCTGGCATTGGGAAATTTGTATTCCAAGCAGCAACTGAAGCAATAAGAACGACCTTTTTTACAGTTGGTGTTGATTTGATTGCATCTAAAAAGTTTTCTGTGCCTTTAATGGTTGGGTCAAATAATTCAGATTGTGGATCTGTAACATCTAATTGAAAAGGTGTGCCACCATGAATGACAATGTCACAGTCTTTTACAAATTCTTTTAATTGTGTTTTGTCTACAACATTAAGTTCACTAATGTATAAATGATCAGCATGATCTAACTCCATTAAATGTTGATATTTTTCTTGTTTTGAAATGTTTGTAGATGAGACCTTTACTTCAAAACCATTTTCTAAAAATTGTTTGGTGATGTGACTTCCTATAAAGCCAGAACCTCCAATGATGCCTACTTTTTTCATGATTGATGCTTATAATAAGTTGGAAGAAAAAACAGGCAGATGATAAACTCGTTGGTTGGTTTACTTTTTAAAACACTAAATAGAAAACCTTTTAGTAATATCACGATCCTCTCCACAAAAACCGTTCTGCCTGTTAGAAATAATTATTCAAGTTGAAGTTTTTATATTTCAATTGAATATGAAAGTACTTTTTATTCTTTCTTTTTTGGAGGAGTTAGTGTATAACCCATAGCTTTAGCAATAGCCAAATTATCATAATATATTACTGATTTTTGTATTTTACCATTTTCAACCATTGCGGTGTATTGATATGGTAAAATGATGTCTGCTCCATCTTGTGTAAACGTATAGGTTCCCCAAATAGACACCCAATGACCTTTGTAATCACCTTCTAGTACTCTCCAAGTATTAACTACATACTCATTTTTTTGATTAGTACGAATTTTATGTATGTCTTTCCAACTTGCTATTTCTTCAGCTTTTGTTGAACTTTCACCATTACTAGGGCCATTATTTACATATGTATCTGATAATAAATTATCTACGATATCCATTTTGTTGTTTATTACGGCATCAAGGTAATCTGTAACGATCTTAAGGTCTTCTTCGGCAGTAGGATTTTGTGTAACGACTTCATTGAAACTTTTCGTTTCCTGTTCTTGGGCAGTAGTGATTTGTCCTATGAAAAGGAATACTACTAGTGCTATTGTTTTTAATATTGTTTTCATAATTGTTGTTTTATAAGGTTAATGTTTTTTTAATTCTCTATAATGAATAGACCTAAATTTTAGTTCATACTTAAGTCTTCTACTAACGTATAAGTATAGCTCCAAGCATCTTCTAAGGATGCATTAAATTTTTTGCGGATATCTTGAGCTTTTGATTTGCCATGTACACTTTCATATACTTTCCATACACTGTCTGTGTCTTTATCTAAATCGGCAAAATCTTTAAAAGGTGTTGAAATAAAATAATCAGCGCCTTCTCCACCCATGATGCTGTACCAATAGCCTCTATTAGCTCCTTCTTTTTTTGCAATGGTTGATGTCACCTCTTTTAAGACTTCATTAAAAGCTACAAAGTCGTTCACTTTAAAGCTATTTACCCAAACAATACTCATGCCTTCCATATTGGCTTTGCGACTTGGTTCTGGCATATATCTAGTAACATTATATTCAGAACTTTCTATGTGAGGTATAATAGAGCTTATTGCGATTGTTCTACATTCTTTTGCTGCAGCATCTTTTTTGTCCATGTCAGCCCAATTAGCTAATCTTGATGACAATACATAAACATTCCCTTTTCCTTGTAGGCGATGCCAAACATTCCAAGTATTTGTTCCTTTGCTGTCTTTGTAACATTTGTTCCACTTTTTTACACCATCTGTGAAGTTAGTGTCTTGTCCTTGTTTAATTGTAAATTCTGTGAGATCAAGAATAAAACTTTCTTCTGCATCTTGGGCTTGAGTAATTGTAGGTAGCATTAATAAAAAGCAAGCTGTTAATAAAATTGTTTTACACATGTCACTTGTATTGATTAAGTGTTCGTGAAATTGTTTTGAAATTTTCATGATTAATAGTTTTAATGGTTAATTAATATTGAATCTGTATTGATTCTATTACTAAATAACTGATAATCATGATAAAAAAGAAACAATATAGGACGAATGGATGCTTTTACTGTCCGAAGGATAGCATCTAATTATCGAAGAAGAATTAGATGGTCTGTAATCTTTTGAGTAATTCTTCTTTTAAAGTTTTACTTACAGGTATAGCTTTTTTAGCAATAACAATATGACTTGTTGCAATTTCATCTATTTGAGATAGATTGACAATAAATGAACGATGTACTCTTAAGAAGTGTTTGTTTGGTAGTTTCTCATCCATATCTTTTAAGGTTATTACCAATAAATATTCTTTGCCTTTTGAATAGATGCGACAATAATTACGTTCGGCTTCAATATAGAAAATGTCATTGATATGGACTTTTACCATTTTGTCATTATGTCGCACAAAAATACAGTCACTAAGCATAAACGGAGATGATTCAGCAACTGAAGAACTGATCTCTACATTATCATTGTTTTCTTGCTGAAGACGATCTACTGTTAGTTCAATAGCACGTTGAAGGTCTAATTTTTTAAAAGGCTTAGAAATAAACGCATGAGGATGTGTGCTTTTTGCACGATTAAAATTAGTTTCATCTGCATTTGCAGTTAAATATATAACTGCAATTTCATGCTCTTTTTGAATGCGTTTTACGGTGTCTATTCCATCCAAATCGCCTTTCAAATTTATATCCATTAAAACAATATCTGGAAGGTCATGTTTAACGCATGTTATTGCTTCTTCTGCTCTTGGTACAATTCCAATAATATCGTAACCAAGTGTAGTAAGTTGTAAAGAGATATTTGCTGCGATTATCATTTCATCCTCAACAATCAATATTTTTATAGGTGTACTCATTTATGCAGCAGATTTAATTTTAAATTCAAATACAACTGACGTTCCGTTTTCATGGTTCTCTTGCATATTTCCATTGAGTTGTTGGGTGAGTAATTTAATAAGTTGCGTTCCAAAACCTGTCCCTTTTGGAGTTGCTTCAGTGGTTTTTCCAATCCCATTATCGACTACTTTTAATGTCAAAATTTCTGAATTTGATCGTGTTAAACAGATTTCAATTTTCCCTTTACTATCTTCTGGGAAAGCATATTTTAAAGCGTTTGTTATAAGTTCATTTACAATAAGTCCGATAGGAACAGCAGTGTCTACATCAAGTTCTAATTGCTCCATAGCACATTCAATTTTCACTTTATCATCAGCATCAAATGTATCTAAAATACCATCGCCTAAATTAATGAAATAGTCTTTCATATCGATACAGCCTAAGTTTTCACCTTGATATAATTTTTGATGAATAATTCCCATGGATTGGACTCTGTTCTGGCTAGCAATCATGGCATCTTTTGTTGCAGAATCTTCTAACTCGGCAGATTGTAATGCAATTAGGCTTTTAACCAATTCAAGATTGTTTTTTACACGATGATGAATCTCTCTTAGTAGTAATTCGTTTTGGGTATTCTTGTTGTCTAATTCGTTATTTAATAGTTCTAATTGCTGATTTCGCTTTTGGTTTTTCCTAGAATAATAAAATAATCCGAATAGTATCGTTGCTAATAAAGCTGTTAAAACTAAATATAAAATCTTAGTACGTTTTTGTTGACTGATTTTCTCATCCTGAAATTTAATTGTAGCATTTTTTTGACCAACTTCATATTTTGATTGCGCTTCATTTTCTAAACTTAAGATGATATTGTCTTTAAAAGATTCTAATTCTGAAGTATATAACTGATGGTAATACAATGCCTTTTTATGGTCACTAAGTGATTCATATATTTCAGAAACATGCATGTAGTTTTCCCATAAATTTCGAGTTCTCCCAGTTTTTTTGATGAGATCAATAGCTTTTAAGTTATAAGGTAAAGCTTCTTTATATCGTCCTTGCATAAGATAAACATGACCAATATTTGCTAACGAAGGGATGAGGTAGCACTCAAGTCCCATTTGTTTTGAATTATCAAAATTTGTTTGATAATCTACTATGGCTTCATCGTAATGCTCCATATATTTATAAATGTTGCCTCTCCAATTAACAGAAGCCATCATAGGTATACCAGTTTCACCTAATTGCCTATAAAGTTCTATTGATGCGTTTATTGATTTCAATGCGTTTTCTGAATCAAATCCAGTAAATAACTGGCTGCTAGCTTTAAAGCGATAGGTAAGTGCTAGGTCTTCATTTGCATTAATGTTTTTCTGAATGATGATGGCTTTATCACAATATTTAATGGCTTCATTATAATTGTTTTCATAATATAATAAATCGCCAACATGTGCAAACGATAATGCTATTCCTCTTTGGTTATCTAGTTTTTCGTAAAGTTCTAAGGCCTTGTAAACAAACTTTTTTGCTTGATTGTAATTTGCTTTTACAGTGTAAAACCCTTTAATGTCCATATAAATATTAGCAAGGCTGAGGTCTTCATTTATATTGCTATAAATGTCTTTAGCTTTATTAAAATAATATAAGGAAGAATCTAATTTTGAGTATTCTTTATGATATATAGCTAAATAACGATAAGATTGAGCAAGTGAAATTTGATTATTAACTTGCTTTGAAAGTTGAATTGCTTTTTGGGAATTTAAACCAATTAAAGTTGAGTCTTTTGGCTTATCTACATGCGTTTCCAGCCAATCCATTATATCATTTATTGATGATGGATTCGCATCTGAAGTTTGAGCATGACTATTAATTACACAAAATAGTGTAAGTAATATTAGGGTTAGTTTTTTAGTCATAAGTCTTTATATAGCTATTAAAAGACTTTAGGGAAAGCTAAAGGTAGTAAAAAAATCCTTACAATTTTAACATTGTCTTAACGAAGCGAAACTTAAGATCTATAAAAAGAATACAGAGTTCTTATCGTTTTTTTAATTTAGAGTGTTATTTCAATCTGATTGTTAAGAATATCATCAAAAGTTTCACGTTTGCGAATTAAATAAGCTGAATTGTTGTGCCAAAGTACTTCAGCAGGACGATAACGAGAATTGTAATTTGAAGCCA is part of the Psychroserpens ponticola genome and encodes:
- a CDS encoding short-chain fatty acid transporter; the encoded protein is MITKFGEKFTILFQKYMPNAFVFALILTLITALSAFIWLDATPLKIVQSWYDGFWSLLEFGMQIVLIIITGFAIALSPIINKGIDKLAIYIKTPKQVYFFVTLIGVLLSFVSFGWVVITCVLARELALRIKGINYPFLVACVYFSNGGWVTGLSSSIPLLLGTKNNYLIETGILSEIIPTTYTLGSSLNIAMMIFYLVVAPLMMLLIIPKIKNFKELKDMTDGTEPTNKSSVKEEALNQNLDYPSVSDKLNNSIILQYIIVLMGLSYIVYYFATFGFELNFNIMIFIFLIIGLALHKTPMRYVIAMKRSSSNVSGILYQYPFYAGIMGIMIYTGLGEELANIIASVATIDSYPFFAYLTGGLINFAIPSAGGEFAVVGPSIINAVTDIGAGLPDQEVTAMISRASLSIAYGESLTNLLQPFFLLLVFPIMGKGIKIQARDVMGYFVIPFILFFIIQSLLITYIPL
- a CDS encoding MFS transporter, with product MKISKLKFSRSLTESPLSRYFSFSALYIAQGIPEGILFFAMPAWLAMNGKSATEIAAFIGVILIPWSFKLVVAPLMDRFTILSMGRKRPWVIFGQLGLILSFLSIGFVPDPLNNISGLMVVGFCISFFGAFQDVATDGMAVDVIPDDEKARANGLMWGTKIIGTSLSLLAGTYLINSLGFTTAISLLSIAVAIIMIVPIYFTERPGEKIMPWSKGEANLESKESQLRSWSEILKSLYRVTKLRSSLIFIVISFIGGILFGLMDTILPIFTIQELNWTNTEFSELFSIINIVAGIFGMLVGGYLVDYFGNIKMLTIYLGLTTVIITAFAFATGFWTSVVFICGFIFSYYVLYIFLTIAVFAAGMNLCWKTVAATQFTLYMALSNMGRALGSALVGVLKENFSWEYVFIFAATIPLLMGIMVQFINFKSHKAKVDSFKVLDHTLVAPHVIDD
- a CDS encoding acyl-CoA thioesterase, translated to MIYYWIHLIYLFIGSKLFWSKTDLTSDLTRKQRVNILDCDTFRYMANSKYSYYMDFIRFEKMFRSKLYGNTVKKGMYAVLGSQKIIYKKPLKRWSTFTITLVLEGWDEKWVYHKQVFKQKDQVCAIGYTKAAFWKHKKAQDISGIFKNCDVQQKEMKISENIQLIFDNDYSLLKANSIT
- a CDS encoding ester cyclase, with product MKTTRLVLAVTILSITSTFAQKNTIEKDIKMYTQVWDDIVNKGDIDKINSTYFDTNITAIQSPENIVGIENFKAYYQNFITGFSNIEFTIIDVFGVDNKIVKHWNFKGMHTGDFFGIPATNRTVDIQGVTITKMKDGKIAQEQDFMDNAVFMQQLGLVSNPENISIINGLYQAFEKGDIPTVLAGMDTKIEWNEAESNSLADGNPYVGPDAILNGVFARLGANHEYFKLADIELHEMSNNQVLATLRYDAKNKATGKVYNAQAAHLWTLKDGKVIAFQQYVDTKKLADSEK
- a CDS encoding NAD-dependent epimerase/dehydratase family protein, whose translation is MKKVGIIGGSGFIGSHITKQFLENGFEVKVSSTNISKQEKYQHLMELDHADHLYISELNVVDKTQLKEFVKDCDIVIHGGTPFQLDVTDPQSELFDPTIKGTENFLDAIKSTPTVKKVVLIASVAAWNTNFPMPAGEKLATDTFSETDTPFISNESHPYAQAKFMANQAVNAFIENHPQLDFEITSVSPVFVMGKSMSNREDSTSTGLQFLFKNNLAPNPFIQMLYDTDAEFAIVNVKDVANAVFKAATIPSLHGKNYLLSSETYAVSDISLMLNHQTPKNQPKVIYQNQKAERELGLPFQSVQSTLNEYSN
- a CDS encoding LytR/AlgR family response regulator transcription factor translates to MSTPIKILIVEDEMIIAANISLQLTTLGYDIIGIVPRAEEAITCVKHDLPDIVLMDINLKGDLDGIDTVKRIQKEHEIAVIYLTANADETNFNRAKSTHPHAFISKPFKKLDLQRAIELTVDRLQQENNDNVEISSSVAESSPFMLSDCIFVRHNDKMVKVHINDIFYIEAERNYCRIYSKGKEYLLVITLKDMDEKLPNKHFLRVHRSFIVNLSQIDEIATSHIVIAKKAIPVSKTLKEELLKRLQTI
- a CDS encoding tetratricopeptide repeat-containing sensor histidine kinase produces the protein MTKKLTLILLTLFCVINSHAQTSDANPSSINDIMDWLETHVDKPKDSTLIGLNSQKAIQLSKQVNNQISLAQSYRYLAIYHKEYSKLDSSLYYFNKAKDIYSNINEDLSLANIYMDIKGFYTVKANYNQAKKFVYKALELYEKLDNQRGIALSFAHVGDLLYYENNYNEAIKYCDKAIIIQKNINANEDLALTYRFKASSQLFTGFDSENALKSINASIELYRQLGETGIPMMASVNWRGNIYKYMEHYDEAIVDYQTNFDNSKQMGLECYLIPSLANIGHVYLMQGRYKEALPYNLKAIDLIKKTGRTRNLWENYMHVSEIYESLSDHKKALYYHQLYTSELESFKDNIILSLENEAQSKYEVGQKNATIKFQDEKISQQKRTKILYLVLTALLATILFGLFYYSRKNQKRNQQLELLNNELDNKNTQNELLLREIHHRVKNNLELVKSLIALQSAELEDSATKDAMIASQNRVQSMGIIHQKLYQGENLGCIDMKDYFINLGDGILDTFDADDKVKIECAMEQLELDVDTAVPIGLIVNELITNALKYAFPEDSKGKIEICLTRSNSEILTLKVVDNGIGKTTEATPKGTGFGTQLIKLLTQQLNGNMQENHENGTSVVFEFKIKSAA